Within the Miscanthus floridulus cultivar M001 chromosome 2, ASM1932011v1, whole genome shotgun sequence genome, the region GGGGGGCAGGGAGGAGGAGAGGGCTTGTCCTGGAGTTCAGTGGCTATTCCCTAACTGCTAACTGTACGCTCCGTGGCCGCAGCTTCTGGATCGGAGGACTGCTGATTGCTGAAGCCATGAAGGCCCTCATTCTCGTCGGAGGCTTTGGCACCCGCCTGCGACCGCTGACGCTCAGCGTGCCCAAGCCGCTGGTGGATTTCGGCAACAAGCCCATGATCCTGCATCAGGTTAGCACGATTGCTCCGTCTCGGCGACAAATTTCACTTCTTTATTTACCAAGTCATTAGATACAGCTCAGGGAGAACCAGGGAAGTCCATTTGTAGGAATTGGCTATGGTTGACCAGTCTGAGTTGTTACAAGCTGCAAATCATGCTTTGATAAGGTGGATCCATGTGAATAGATTCCTCACAGAAATAGTCGTCTGCCTGCACTGCTGCTCCTGTGTTTCTTGGTGACAAATAATCGCAATAGAAACACATGGATGTCTCTGATATGATTCGAATTTTCCGAGTCACCAGAAAACAAGCAGGATCACTTGCTTGCTGTTGCTGAATTGATACTGTATTTGGTTCTTCTAGACTTTTAGTAACCCTTCAACTGACTGAATTTACTGAATGCTGTGATACCCAGATCGAGGCTCTGAAGGAAGTTGGTGTTACAGAGGTTGTCCTGGCCATCAATTACCAGCCTGAGGTAACAGTCCTGTCTCTGTCTCCATCAGCATGGAGCGCACATGATGAACCTTTGTGCATTTGTCGGACGCTCAGATCTATCTGACTGGCGATGCTTTTGGTAAAACAACCGCGCGCAGGTGATGCTCAACTTTCTCAAGGACTTCGAGAGCAAGCTTGGCATCAAGATCACCTGCTCTCAGGAGACGGAGCCCCTCGGGACCGCTGGGCCGCTGGCCCTGGCCCGCGACAAGCTCGTGGACGGCTCCGGCGACCCTTTCTTCGTGCTCAACAGCGACGTGATCAGCGAGTACCCGTTCGCGGAGCTCATCGAGTTCCACAGGGCCCACGGTGGCGAGGCCACGATCATGGTGACCAAGGTGGACGAGCCGTCCAAGTACGGCGTGGTGGTCATGGAGGAGGGGACCGGCAAGGTGGAGCGGTTCGTGGAGAAGCCCAAGGTGTTCGTGGGGAACAAGATCAACGCCGGCATCTACCTGCTGAACCCGTCCGTGCTGGACCGCATCGAGCTGAAGCCGACGTCCATCGAGAAGGAGGTGTTCCCGCGCAtcgcggcggacgaggccctcttcgCCATGGTGCTCCCGGGGTTCTGGATGGACATCGGGCAGCCGAGGGACTACATCACGGGCCTGCGCCTGTACCTGGACTCGCTGCGGAAGAAGGCGCCCGCCAGGCTCGCGTCGGGCGCGCACGTCCTGGGCAACGTGCTGGTGCACGAGACCGCGGTCATCGGGGAGGGCTGCCTCATCGGGCCCGACGTCGCGGTCGGGCCGGGCTGCGTGGTGGAGGCCGGGGTGCGGCTGTCCCGCTGCACCGTCATGCGCGGCGCGCGCGTGAAGCAGCACTCCTGCGTCTCCAGCAGTATCATCGGCTGGCACTCCACCGTCGGCAAGTGGGCGCGCGTGGAGAACATGACCATCCTCGGGGAGGACGTGCACGTCTGCGACGAGATCTACAGCAACGGCGGCGTCGTGCTCCCGCACAAGGAGATCAAATCCAGCATCCTCAAGCCCGAGATCGTCATGTGATTGTGATCCAGGAGGAGGAAATCTGGGTGGGGCGCCAAATCCAAATTACAAGGGCCCCTTGCATCCCATCGCAATGTGCTTCATACTTttgttgtttgattttttgctcGGTTGTCTCTTGTCTACAACTGTAACCAGTTGTCTAGTGTTTGTCAGCTATGTATGGTAAAGACGAATTTCAGGTTTCGCTCCGTGCGTGTAGATAGGGATCAGATGAATGGAAATAACAAAAGTTTTCGTCGTGTTATTATAAGTTGATGAGCAACTCCTTGGTTCTCCATCCCTAGCAGATTATCATAAAGTGGATGCGTTCCTAATGAAATTACCCCCAACCATTGTAAAAAATTTCTTATGTCATTCCATATAGATACGGGTGATTGAGCTACTGCCCATCTGAGAGTTTCTAAGGAAATGTTAAAGTCGACTGAAGTTCTTCAATGAAATTTGTCACGGAACATAGTAAGCTATTCTTCAGGGAAGATATATGTCAGGTTATACAGCCTTTTTTTTGAGGGGAGGTTATACTGCCTTATGCACACCCAGAAattgctttcttcttcttctttttctggcTATGGCTAATGTACTCTACTCGCTCCGTCCCAAAAAAAGTATCGTTTTTTTACTTTCAGACATCTTTTTTGACCATCTGTCTTATtcaattttttatataaatatcatctattttgttaagacttattttatcattagagatgctttaataataatttatttattttataatttacacAAAAATTTTAAATAAGATAAACGGTCAAATACAATGGCtcaaagtaaaaaaaaacatCACTTTTTTTTTTCGAGGCGGAGGGAGTAGGTTGCTAGTCCTCTGTCCGTATCTCTAGCTCCTCTGGTCCTGGCAGTGTGAGCATATATATTCGGTtgcaggccttgtttagattgtaaatttttacaatctggacactgtagcacgtttcgtttgtatttgacaaactttgtccgattatGGACtgactaggctcaaaagatttgtctcgtgatttataatcaaactgtgcaattagttattttttttacctacatttaatgctccatgcatacgtccaaaaattgatatgatggagagaaaatgaaaaaacttggaatttggagggcCCAGATAGACTGGCTTGTCTAGGTGGTTAAGCAGTCATGTCATGCGGTCCGTGGATCTGCCCTTTTTTTTTCCTTAAGTATCTCGTCTGATGTATTATGCTGATTGCAAGCTGTATCTATATGCCAGCGACAAATCTTCAGACTAAACAACAATTACTTGCATCATCAGAACTAGAAGTAGGAGACTTTTCCTTCAAGCACAAACCTTAACCTGAAATGTTTAGGTTCGCCTGTACTTTGGTCTCTACAAGGACTTTGGATTTTCTAGAAGAATAACCTTATGTTTAGCAGATGTAGACAAAGCTTTCCTTGGCCAGTGGTCTTGCCTAACAATCGATTCCGAAGTGAGGTTGAGAGACAGCGAGATTCCAACCAACGACGAGGAGCATTAAACTGTGATCGAGATGCAAGATGAGGAAAACAAAAGGGTTGGTCGTCTCGTCGACAAGCCACCTCCTAGCCACTCCTCGAACGGATGAAAAGGGTAAGTTTGGTTACTTGTATAGAACTTGCATGGGGCTTGCTAGTGTTCGGACGTCCGGACGGATGGGGGTGTCCAGACATCCACGCCTACACTCGTTTCTCACGTCGTTTCGCGCGACTACGCAGGCCTATGCGCTCTCCAAACatcaccagcatcgagaagagggGAGGAGACGACGGATGACAGCCAACACCGggggaggaggagacaccgaggcaaGGCAGCAAAAAGTGAGGATAGAGATAcgacacccgatctacttttgaaatatttagatacaacatttgcaacatacgtcagaagacagatgaaacacttgaaacatgcgtctgaaatacttgcaaaaacacttgaaaaacacttgaaaaatatTGTaaagcatatgcaacattcaaataaacacatttgcaacatatgtctggaaaaaacaaatgaaacattaggaacagaagcttgcaacacACGTGTATAActgttacaacatatgcaacgtccctatctactttgcaacatccgtataaaAATACTTGCAGCatacctttgaaacatctgaaacacttgaagcatacatttgcaacatgcgcttttagcACATCTCTttgctgcttgggagaatggaggctcgtcgacatGTGTTCACTGGAGGCAGCGGCCTAGGGTGAGGAGCGGAGAAGATGGCGCCCACATTGAGTT harbors:
- the LOC136540188 gene encoding probable mannose-1-phosphate guanylyltransferase 1 — protein: MKALILVGGFGTRLRPLTLSVPKPLVDFGNKPMILHQIEALKEVGVTEVVLAINYQPEVMLNFLKDFESKLGIKITCSQETEPLGTAGPLALARDKLVDGSGDPFFVLNSDVISEYPFAELIEFHRAHGGEATIMVTKVDEPSKYGVVVMEEGTGKVERFVEKPKVFVGNKINAGIYLLNPSVLDRIELKPTSIEKEVFPRIAADEALFAMVLPGFWMDIGQPRDYITGLRLYLDSLRKKAPARLASGAHVLGNVLVHETAVIGEGCLIGPDVAVGPGCVVEAGVRLSRCTVMRGARVKQHSCVSSSIIGWHSTVGKWARVENMTILGEDVHVCDEIYSNGGVVLPHKEIKSSILKPEIVM